A genomic segment from Glycine soja cultivar W05 chromosome 20, ASM419377v2, whole genome shotgun sequence encodes:
- the LOC114401972 gene encoding uncharacterized protein LOC114401972, with protein sequence MSPTELSKLKKQLEELLEKRFVRPSVSPWGTLVLLVKKKDGTMRDRQLYAKLSKCEFWLEKVSYLGHVISQGGITVDPSKIEVILEWESPKSVFEIRSFLGLAGYYRRFIEGFSKLALPLTRLTRKGQAFVWDTQCEHNFQTLKERLMTAPVLVLPNPREPF encoded by the exons atgtctcctACAGAGTTATCCAagcttaagaaacagttagaggaGTTGTTGGAGAAGCGGTTTGTGAGACCGAGTGTGTCTCCATGGGGAACACTAGTGTtgttagtgaagaagaaagatgggacCATGAG GGACCGACAACTctatgctaagttgtccaagtgtgagttttggttagagaaagttagtTACCTAGGGCATGTGATATCTCAAGGGGGCATAACTGTAGATCCATCTAAGATAGAAGTCATTCTTGAGTGGGAGAGTCCTAAATCTGTTTTTGAGATTAGGAGTTTTCTGGGTTTAGCAGGATACTACCGGAGATTCATAGAAGGTTTCTCCAAGTTAGCTTTGCCTTTGACTAGACTGACTCGTaagggtcaagcttttgtgtgggaCACCCAATGTGAGCATAATTTTCAGACCCTTAAGGAAAGATTGATGACCGCTCCAGTGCTAGTTTTGCCTAACCCGAGGGAACCCTTTTGA